The sequence CCAGCCATGAGAGACGTTTTTACCTGAGCAGCCTTGCAGGTAGACCTGAACAGATCTTGGCAGCGGTTCGTCAGCACTGGGAGGTGGAAAACAAGCTGCACTGGATGTTGGATGTGGTGTTTGGGGAAGATGATCACCGTTATGCGAAGGATCATGGGCCAGAAAATCTAGCGGTGTTGCGGCACATGGCGTTGAATCTGCTGAATCGCGAACCGTCCAAAGGGGGAATGAAGCGCAAGAGGAAACGAGCTGCGTTGAGTGATGAGTTTCGCTCCACCCTCCTGATGCTTCTCCTTCAGCCTTAACGTGCGTCACCCCTGCGTCTCGGCTCTCGGCTCTCGGCTCTCGGCCTTCCCCCTCTGCTAAAATAAAAACTTGTGTTAGACCTGTGCCATGACTCGTTTTACCGGTTCGTGAAAGTCGAAGACCCAGCCCTGCTGGTCTCTGAACTCACCGAACTGTGCACCCAATTGCACCTGCTGGGCAGCATCCTGATTGCCGAAGAAGGCATCAACGGCATGCTGGCCGGAGAACGCTCAAACCTTGAAGCTTTCTGGGATGTGCTTCATCAGGATGCCCGTTTTGCCACCTTGCAACCCAAGCGCACACAGGCCAGCCACATGCCTTTCAAGCGCCTGAAAATCCGCCAGAAACCAGAGATTGTTCCTCTGGGCATGCCCGAGGTGGATGCCGTTTCCAAAACAGGTGTTCAGGTGCCGCCCACCGAATGGCTGAACCTGATCCAGCAAGAGGATGTGGTGTTGCTGGACAACCGCAACGACTTTGAAGCCCGGATTGGCACTTTTGAAGGGGCCATCAACCCCGGCGTCAAAAAATTCCGTGATTTTGCCAAATACGTGCTGGACCACCAGAAAGAGTGGGAAGGCAAACGCATCGCCATGTTCTGCACGGGTGGCATCCGTTGTGAGAAAGCCAGTGCATGGATGCTGGACCTCGGGATGGAGGTCTACCAGCTTGAAGGGGGCATCATGAATTACTTCCTGAATCCCCCAGAGGAAACCGGATGGGTCGGAGAGTGCTTCGTTTTCGATGAGCGGGTGACGCTGGATCCGGCTTTGCAGGAAGGTGACCTCACCTTCAAAGATGTGAACGAGCAGTTTGGTGATGGGGTCAAAGAAACCACTTTCTGATGGGTGCTGGTATGAAAAATCCCCCATCCGGGGGATTTCTTGTTGGTTCTTATCGAAATTACAGGTCTTTGGCCAGCCATTTCACCACGTTGCGGGCGAGGTTGGCATTCGAGAGGTTCACCCAGTTGTTGTACTGCCCGGTGCTGCCATTGGACAGGGTGTTGTCTGCGAAAGTGCTGGAATCGCCCCATGCCACCACGCGTCCAGAGCCGTATCCGCTGGTGGCGAGGTAGGTTTTGCCGTTGGCCCCCATCAGGCTCTGGCCCGAGGTCACGTCCACACTGGTGCCCACATACACACCTGCGCTGTTCACGTTGTCTGTGGTGCTTGATGTGCTGCCCTGAATGATCGGGTGGGTGGTGGTCAGGGGGGTGGCGGTGTACACCGGATCGCTGTAACTGCTGTTGAAGCTGAACTTCAATTTGAACTGGTACTGGCTGTCGAGGCTCCATTTGTAGGTGCTGGACACCGAGGATGGGGTGCTGCCATCCCAGCCATTGAAAACCTCTGGAGAATCCCAGCCGTTGCTGTTGCGGTCGCTGATGCGGTGGTCGGCAATCATGAACAGACCCATTCCGCTGTTCATGGCGCTCAGAATGGCGTCCCTTTCGGTCAGGGAAAAGGGGTTTTGAGGCTCTGGGACCACCAGAACACTTGCACCTGCCAGAGTGCTGCTGTTCACAGAGGTGATGGTCCGAACGGTGTACCCGAGGCTCCTCAGGCTGTCTGCCCAGTTGCTGTAAGCCCCGTCAATGCGCCAGTCGGCATTTCCAGCGTCTTCGGCTTTGGACAGGTCGAACAGGACCACCTTGCTGGCCTGAGGGTTCACCTCTGGGGTTTCGGTCACGTTGGAAGGCTGGGAACAGGCGGTGACCAGCAAAGCCAGTCCGATCAGGAAGTGCTTTTTCTGCATGTTGTACCTCGTTTAAAGATGTACTGTGATCATGTCATGAATCTGTAAGAATTTAAAGGA is a genomic window of Deinococcus misasensis DSM 22328 containing:
- a CDS encoding ISAs1 family transposase — protein: SHERRFYLSSLAGRPEQILAAVRQHWEVENKLHWMLDVVFGEDDHRYAKDHGPENLAVLRHMALNLLNREPSKGGMKRKRKRAALSDEFRSTLLMLLLQP
- a CDS encoding rhodanese-related sulfurtransferase; this translates as MLDLCHDSFYRFVKVEDPALLVSELTELCTQLHLLGSILIAEEGINGMLAGERSNLEAFWDVLHQDARFATLQPKRTQASHMPFKRLKIRQKPEIVPLGMPEVDAVSKTGVQVPPTEWLNLIQQEDVVLLDNRNDFEARIGTFEGAINPGVKKFRDFAKYVLDHQKEWEGKRIAMFCTGGIRCEKASAWMLDLGMEVYQLEGGIMNYFLNPPEETGWVGECFVFDERVTLDPALQEGDLTFKDVNEQFGDGVKETTF
- a CDS encoding DUF4350 domain-containing protein, with the protein product MQKKHFLIGLALLVTACSQPSNVTETPEVNPQASKVVLFDLSKAEDAGNADWRIDGAYSNWADSLRSLGYTVRTITSVNSSTLAGASVLVVPEPQNPFSLTERDAILSAMNSGMGLFMIADHRISDRNSNGWDSPEVFNGWDGSTPSSVSSTYKWSLDSQYQFKLKFSFNSSYSDPVYTATPLTTTHPIIQGSTSSTTDNVNSAGVYVGTSVDVTSGQSLMGANGKTYLATSGYGSGRVVAWGDSSTFADNTLSNGSTGQYNNWVNLSNANLARNVVKWLAKDL